The following are encoded together in the Naumannella cuiyingiana genome:
- a CDS encoding ABC transporter ATP-binding protein produces the protein MTGSDAPLIEVTDLVKHFGDRGFGRRRDQLVRAVDGVSLTVADGELVGLVGESGSGKTTLGQTVLRMHEPTSGAVRFRGTDLSGLSRRELTRLRPRMQYIFQDPFSALNPRLQIADAIGEPLLRHGRATRDDVRDRVREVLALCEMGPDSLDRFPHEFSGGQRQRIVIARAMALEPEFVVADEPVSALDVSIQAQIINLFSDLREQRGTAFLFISHDLGVVDHLCTRVAIMYRGVIVESGTRDQLFDDPAHPYTRELLAAVPTPDPRRRRRGERRPRREWDLPAAPGAPTWRDVPLTDLGDGHLVALPELS, from the coding sequence GTGACCGGCTCCGACGCCCCGCTGATCGAGGTCACCGACCTCGTCAAGCACTTCGGCGACCGCGGGTTCGGCCGCCGCCGCGACCAACTCGTCCGGGCGGTGGACGGGGTCAGCCTCACCGTCGCCGACGGGGAGCTGGTGGGGCTGGTCGGCGAATCCGGCAGCGGCAAGACCACCCTCGGCCAGACGGTGCTGCGGATGCACGAGCCGACCTCGGGCGCGGTGCGGTTCCGCGGGACCGACCTGTCCGGGCTGTCGCGCCGCGAGCTCACCCGGCTGCGGCCCCGGATGCAGTACATCTTCCAGGATCCGTTCAGCGCCCTGAATCCGCGGCTGCAGATCGCGGACGCGATCGGCGAACCGCTGCTGCGGCACGGCCGCGCCACCCGCGACGACGTGCGGGATCGGGTACGCGAGGTACTGGCGCTGTGCGAGATGGGCCCGGACAGCCTGGACCGCTTCCCGCACGAGTTCTCCGGCGGCCAGCGGCAGCGGATCGTGATCGCCCGCGCGATGGCGCTCGAACCGGAGTTCGTGGTCGCCGACGAGCCCGTCTCGGCGCTCGACGTGTCGATCCAGGCCCAGATCATCAACCTGTTCAGCGACCTGCGCGAACAGCGCGGCACCGCGTTCTTGTTCATCTCCCACGATCTCGGCGTGGTCGATCACCTGTGTACCCGGGTCGCGATCATGTACCGCGGCGTGATCGTCGAGTCCGGCACCCGCGACCAGTTGTTCGACGACCCGGCCCACCCCTACACCCGCGAACTGCTGGCCGCAGTGCCGACCCCGGATCCGCGGCGGCGCCGGCGCGGTGAGCGTCGCCCGCGCCGCGAGTGGGACCTGCCCGCCGCGCCCGGTGCGCCCACCTGGCGCGATGTCCCGCTCACCGACCTCGGCGACGGGCACCTCGTCGCGCTGCCCGAGCTCAGTTGA